A single genomic interval of Equus quagga isolate Etosha38 chromosome 19, UCLA_HA_Equagga_1.0, whole genome shotgun sequence harbors:
- the FAM83F gene encoding protein FAM83F: protein MAESQLSCLDEAHVNERVSEAQAAFYYCERRRAALEALLGGDEQAYRERVQKERLRDFLSSLERQALRAAWSPYEDAAPAAPAARGKSKAKAKTPAQAPAEPSESLAYWPDRSDTEVPPLDLGWTDTGFYRGVSRVTLFTHPPKEEKAPHLKQVVRQMIQQAQKVIAVVMDLFTDGDIFQDIVDAASKRRVPVYIILDEAGVKYFLEMCQGLELTDFRIRNIRVRSVTGVGFYMPMGKIKGTLSSKFLMVDGEKVATGSYRFTWSSSYVDRNLLLLLTGQNVEPFDVEFRELYAISEEVNLYQQLSLAGGAGRLGPNYSSTVARKLINPKYALVSSSRCPPGEMMRWAARQQREAGGDPERQEEGSGGGESARRLESFLNDLVTLEQVLPPMEPIPLGELTRKDGRVVSHLHMDLKPRPREALARNGKGETANGEAPPARESKRFGSRFFSRRAKRPAAPNGTASSFSTETSTEVEFMMGKRPNEGSSANVSGKTSPGPTKANNCVIS, encoded by the exons ATGGCCGAGTCCCAGCTGAGCTGCCTGGACGAGGCGCACGTGAACGAGCGGGTGAGCGAGGCACAGGCCGCCTTCTACTACTGCGAGCGGCGGCGGGCCGCGCTGGAGGCGCTGCTGGGCGGCGACGAGCAGGCCTACCGCGAGCGGGTCCAGAAGGAGCGGCTGCGGGACTTCCTCTCCAGCCTGGAGCGCCAGGCCCTCCGCGCCGCCTGGAGCCCCTACGAGGACgcggcccccgccgcccccgccgcccgggGCAAGAGCAAGGCCAAGGCCAAGACCCCGGCGCAGGCCCCGGCCGAGCCCAGCGAGTCCCTGGCCTACTGGCCCGACCGCTCGGACACTGAGGTGCCCCCGCTGGACCTGGGCTGGACCGACACGGGCTTCTACCGCGGCGTGAGCCGCGTCACCCTCTTCACCCACCCCCCCAAGGAGGAGAAGGCCCCCCACCTCAAGCAGGTGGTCAGGCAGATGATCCAACAGGCCCAAAAG GTCATTGCTGTGGTCATGGACCTCTTCACCGATGGTGATATCTTCCAAGACATTGTGGATGCTGCCTCTAAGCGCCGTGTCCCAGTGTACATCATCCTGGATGAGGCAGGCGTGAAGTATTTCCTAGAGATGTGTCAGGGCCTGGAGCTCACTGACTTCCGTATTCGG AACATCCGTGTCCGCTCTGTGACAGGTGTCGGCTTCTACATGCCCATGGGGAAGATCAAGGGGACCCTGTCATCAAAGTTCCTAATGGTAGATGGTGAAAAAGTAGCCACTGGCTCTTACAG GTTCACCTGGAGTTCCTCCTACGTGGACAGGAACCTTCTCCTTCTCCTGACAGGGCAGAACGTGGAGCCCTTTGATGTGGAGTTCCGCGAGCTATATGCCATCTCTGAGGAGGTGAACTTGTACCAGCAGCTGAGCCTGGCAGGAGGTGCTGGCAGGCTCGGCCCCAACTACTCCTCCACTGTGGCTCGCAAGCTCATCAACCCCAAGTACGCTCTGGTGTCAAGCAGCCGCTGCCCGCCTGGGGAGATGATGCGCTGGGCCGCCCGACAGCAGCGGGAGGCTGGCGGTGAcccagagagacaggaggagggcAGCGGAGGCGGCGAGTCTGCCCGGCGCCTGGAGAGCTTCCTGAATGACCTGGTCACGCTGGAGCAGGTGCTGCCCCCCATGGAGCCCATTCCCTTGGGAGAGCTGACTCGGAAGGATGGCAGGGTGGTCTCTCACCTGCACATGGACCTGAAGCCCAGACCCCGAGAGGCGCTAGCCCGAAATGGCAAGGGAGAAACTGCCAATGGGGAGGCCCCCCCAGCCAGGGAGAGCAAGCGCTTTGGCAGCAGGTTCTTCAGCCGACGGGCCAAGAGGCCTGCAGCGCCCAACGGCACAGCGAGCTCCTTCTCCACCGAGACCTCTACTGAAGTGGAGTTTATGATGGGGAAGAGGCCCAACGAGGGCTCGAGTGCCAACGTCTCAG